DNA sequence from the Deltaproteobacteria bacterium genome:
TCCACTACACCCGAAGTGATTCGAGACGCACTGGCGACGGTTTCTACCACACAAGTCCGGCAGTGGTGCCAGCAGCACCTGGGGCCGTCGCTCCAGGCCCAACGCCAACAGGCCTTCCGCCAGCTCACGCTAGCGGAAGAAAAGCAGGTCCACTTTCAACAGGCAGCGTGAGGCGTCTTTGCACCAGGCCAGGCAGCGCCCCTCTGAACGCTCTTACAGCAAAAACCGTGTGAACCACTCACACGCTAGACGCGACGATTCATCGAGCCACTTGCCAGCATAAATCTCATAGTGTGTGATAGGCAGCTCAACGAGTTTCTTCGGCTCTCCAGCGTGTTCGTAGAGTTTGCGATAGCCTTCAATCGGACAGGTGTCGTCGTCACGTGCACCGATAAGTAGCAATGGTCGTGGCGAGATCTTATCGACGACGTTGATCGGCTTGTACTCCAGTGTCTTCTCCACCGTTTCCCATGATAAATCACATTTCATAGCAGGGTACTCTTTGAGCAACGGTTCCAAGAATGCGCGAGTTTGTTCTGCATTCAGGATCGCAATTGCATCGGAGGTGTCACCGACGCCTTCACGCACCCGTTGATGTTTGTCTTCGTTGATCCTCTGCTGCAACTTCTGCCGGGTAGCATAGCCACGTGAATCCATAATCAGACGTTCACCGTCTCCGAACCCTACCTGACCTACCGCAGCTTTCACTCGCAGATCGATCCCCGCCACATAGGGAGCATGCCCACCGCCAAAGCTGGTTCCCCACACACCGATCCGTTCAGGATCGACTCCCTGGGTTCCTTGCAAGAAGGTAATCGCGTTGCGTATATCGTCGATCTGTTCCAGCGGGATCAAACGCCACTTGGTGCCCTGGCTCCCACCAAAGCCGCGGTAGTCGAAAGTGAGCGCAACAAAACCTGCAGCAGCGAAGACCTTAGCATAATCCGGTAAGATGCCACCGCGTAAGCCGGTGAACCCGTGACACAAGACGATTCCCGGGCGTTGGTCACTTGTATTGTAACCGTCAGGGAAGAAGAGATCACCTTCGAGTTTGGTCCCCTCGCTATAAAAATTTACTGTTTTTCGTTCCATGGTCGTTCCTCCTTTATCTCAATTGGACCACAAACATTCGTACGTATTACACCTTGATCCCCCGCGTGTGTCATTCGAGCAGAGCGAAGAATCTCTCGGAGAGACCCTTCGTTCCACTCATGGTGACACATCCAAGACGCCAACCTCTGTTTATTGATTTACTTTTTCCACTCCAGATCACAATGCAAGCGTGTCAACAAGATCCGCTTAATCTTCCACTGTCCATTTTCCTTGACGTAATCTTCGTCATAGTGGCCGTATCCCTTGAAGGTGAACTCTGGCAAGTAGAGATAGTCCATCATTGGCCAGATACCTCGTGCTGTGGTTGCACTGGTCAGTTCGATCTCTGGCATATGACCATGATGGATTGAAACCCCTCGCGACAGAAAGCCACTCACTTTTCCAACAACTTCCGTTCGTCCAGTACAGCGCAGTTCTGTCAGTCCAGTTCCCGCGTCCACGCCTGGCACGCCTTGGTAAACGGCCGTGACATCATCAGTGAACACCGAGTTCCACGCATGCCATTGTTTTTGATCCATAAGGCGAAAGTAGCGAGCCTTGAGTTGTTTGATCAGTTCGATGTCTTCTAAATTGAGCGCCATGCCAACCCCCTCCCGTCGTGTGAGAATCGTGTCAGAAATTTACCGCTGCGAGATGCAACTCTTACTACAACCAACCGGACGAATCTTACTGCACTTGCTCCTGGTGAGTAAAGGAAGCCGCTCTCCGTCGGAAACGGTCCGCTTGTTCCAGCCTACTCGTCCACCGCACGTCGCTTCATGACGGTTGACCTGCTAAGAGCGTACATGCCAGCAATAAACTCGGCAGTTTACAGAGGAGCAGACATGGCAACGGCACTGATTCTCCATCACTACGATTTCTCCAGTTATTCCGAAAAAGTTCGTCTCGTTCTGGGCCTCAAGGAATTAACCTGGCGATCAGTAGAAATCTCGCCAGTCTTACCGAAGCCGGATTACATGCCCCTCACGGGTGGTTATCGCCGGGCACCGTCACTCCAGATTGGCGCCGATGTGTTCTGTGACTCCAAGCGGATAATTGAAGAACTGGAACGTCGTTTTCCTGAGCCGTCCGTGTATCCAGGTCCGGATGTCGCCCTGCAGCGAATCTCGATCATGACTTTAGAATACTGGGCTGACTCGATTTTTACGCGGAACAGCATCAACTACACGTCGTGTGTGAACCCCGAAGCGCCTCGCTTTACGCCAGAGTTTCTTGCCGATCGTGCAGCTCTCCTCCATAAACCTGAACCTGGTCTTGCGCATCGTCGTGGGGCTGCGCACAAAAATCTCGCGCAATTACGTCCGCAGCTTGAGTGGATCAGTGACGTACTCCGCGATGGGCGACCATACGTATGGGGTGAGAAAATGTCACTGGCTGATTGCGTGGTCTACCATCCACTGTGGGTGATGGATCAACTGGCGTATCAGCGCGTTCCGTGGATTGCACCACATGTCCGAGCCTGGATGGATCGTATTGCTGCGCGGGGGCATGGAACGTCTACCCCGATGACAGCACAGGAGGCGCTCGCCGTTGCTGCTGCTGCCGAGCCAGAGCCACCGCGACCAAGCGAGGTTTTAGAGGGAGATCCAGCGCTTGGGGAAGTGATTACTATCACTCCACTTGATTATGGGCGCGACAATCCGAGTGTCGGTCAATTGGTTTCGATCGACACGCATCGGGTCGCGTTGCAGCACAGCGATGAACGCACCGGCCTCGTCACTACACACTTTCCGCGCTTTGGCTACAGCGTGCGGGTGGCGCCGAGGTGATAAACACATACTGCGGAAAACAGATTGCAAAATTGTTTATCGCTGCTCCGACTCGGACTCCAACCACCAACGGCTCATGTCTAGTTCGAGCGCATCGAATGGTTCAACACGCACTGTTTCTGTACTACCATGTGTACTCATTAAGACCCAGCGCCGGTCCTCCAACCGGAACACTTCCAGAACTTGTTGAAGAGGATCAATTAACCACAAGTGACTCACTCCTGCACGTGCATAGGCTGGGACTTTACGCACTCTATCGACACGCGCAGTCGACGGCGAAACAATTTCACAAACCCAGTCGGGTGCAACATCGAAATAAGCAACATTTGGGAGAACCGGCACCTGCTCTCGCCGCCAGCCAGCAAGATCAGGAACGAGAACATCTGGCCCGAGGTGTAATTCTGGCTCAAAGAGAATCCACCAACCGCCAGGGCTTCCAGGACCCCCAATCCTTCGATCGAAAGGATCAAGTGCTCCCCGAAGGGCAGACGGGGCCTGTGCATGAGGGAATGCAGGGCGTGGGGAGGTGAACAACTCCCCGTCCAAGATCTCAGCAACGAGGATGTCAGGAACCTTGAGCAAGTCTTCGTAAGTCGCCTGACGTCGTGCAGTATTCATAAGCGCGCTGTAGCATAGCCGATAGCAGAGAAAACAGATGTGAGTACCAGGGGCGTAGCATGCGCTGTGCGCACGAAAACAGAGGTTTCCCTCTTGCATTCCCACGCGTTTGGGAGGAGGAAAGAAACGCGACGAAATACCAAAAGGAGGAAACGCTATGAAAGCGATGCGCGCGCAGCAGTTTGGTGGACCTGAACAGTTACGACTTGAAGATGCGCCCGAACCACAACCGCAGACAGGCCAGGCCATGATTCGAGTTCGTGCTGCAGGCATTAACCCTGCAGACTTGGTTCGTCTCTCTGGTCGTCTTGGCAATCTGCCCCTGCCGTACATCCCCGGCACCGATGTGTGTGGTGAAGTGGAAGCCATAGGCGCAGGAGTCACCCACCTAAAGAAAGGCGATCGTGTCTTCGGTCGTGCCCTCACAGGTGGTTATGCTGAGAAGACCTGCCTGGCAGCAAGCGAAACGTTTCCACTGCCAGCGAATCTGTCGTTTCCCGAAGGTGCGGCGATTCCGATTCCTTTCTATACCGCGTATCGCGCACTGCACCACAAAGCCGCACTGAAAGCGGGGGAAACGGTACTAATTTCGGCTGGTGGCGGTGGGGTGGGAGTAGCGGCTATTCAACTAGCTAAACTTGCTGGTGCGCGAGTGATTACCACCGTTGGTTCTGCCGATAAAGCCGCGCGTACGAAAGAACTGGGTGCCGATGTCGCAATCAATTACAAAACCCAAGATTTTGCCGCTGAAGTGCAAAAACTCACAGATGGTAAAGGCGTCGAGGTTATCCTTGAGAATGTCGCGTCGGACAATTTAGCGAAAGACTTGGTAATCGCCGCGAAGGATAGTCGGATCATCATCATCGGAACTGGCACCGCCAAAGGACCAGAGGGGCAGTTCGCCATCATGCATTCATTGATGAAGGACGTGAATATTCTTGGAATGAGCCTGGTGAATGCCGGGCCCTATATTGCAGAAATGGCGAATGCGCTGACTCCGATGTTTACAGCAGGCAAACTCAAAGCTGTAGTCAGTAAGACCTATCCATTGGCAGAAGCGCAAACGGCATTGGCGGATCTTGTCGCTGGGCGGGTGTTCGGCAAGTTAGCGTTGACTCCGTAGCTATTGTGCCGATGAAAAAAGAGGGACGACCAGCCGGTCGTCCCTACAACCTCCAGTCATTAGGGTATGTTCTCTCTACACCTGTATATATGCACCCACCGGTGCCAAGCCGGCGCATTCCTCGGGGTGAAGAATTTCTGCTAAAATTTCTGCACTGTCGACAATCCGCGGCCCAGAACGGTTCAAATACGCGTTGCCATCAACAACGAACACTTTGTTCTGTTGTACAGCGGGAAGCGCCTGCCATTGTGGCTGAGCGGTGAAGGTCGGCAGTTCAACTTGAGTCTGAGAAATTTTGAAACCACACGGCATCAAGACAATCACATCGGGTTGGTACTCCACCATGCGTTCCCACGTGAGTTTCGCGCTATGCTCACCGACTTCGGCCAGTTCATATTTGCCACCAGCGATGTTGATAAGCTCGGGAACCCAATTCCCTGCAGCAATGAGGGGATCAAGCCATTCGATGCAGGCGACACGTGGGCGTGGCAGATGACGAATCTTCTGTTCCAGCTTCCATAAGCGTCGTTTCAGGCTTTTCAGGAGTTCTTCGCCGGCATCTTCTCTGCCAGTGGCACTCGCAACTTGGCGAATATCCTCCCAGATGTCGCGTAACTGTTGCGGTTTCAGCGAAGTGACTTGCACTGCCGATGAAAGTACGCATCGTACGGCTTCTTCGACTTCACGAAGGGGTACGGCACACACTTCACATTGATCTTGCGTAATAATCAGATCAGGTTGCAGCGAGTGCAGCACGTCCGTCTTGATCCGATAAATCGCCAATCCTTCCTGCACGAGTTCACGCATACGCGACTCAATATCCCCACTTGTCGCGTGAGGATTGAGTTTTGGCTCGGTCAGCACCGGTAAGCCAGCGACATCAGTAGGATAATCACACTCGTGCGACACACCGACCAGGCGGTCTCGTAGGCCAAGAGCGCAGAGAATTTCCGTACCGCTGGGGAGCAAAGAAACAACACGTTGTGCAGAGCTCATAATCACCATCACATCAATAGGCGTGGCTTCTTTTCGTCAGCTTCAACTTTCTCGCCACAGGTTGATCCACATTTCGTGCACACATACTCGAACTTATTTCCTTCCATGAGAATCAAGAGCAGCTTTTTACGCACCGGCATCGCCTGCCGACACTGAGGGCAGAATAACAATGATGCTTCAAGCTGCTCAAAGCTAGGCTTGGTTGCCACCGTAGGAGTCTCCTTCCTTAGAATGCGTCCTTTTCCCTAGTAGGCCGTCGTATGGATTCTGAAGGGGCCGATTCCGTCATGCCTGCGCAGCCTATCCCCGGTCCTTGAGGAGAGCGGGCAGCCAGGAGCTTCAAGCAGCAACCTGGGGTTCTTCCTTCTATAAATTCACTGCGACGAAGTACTAGGTTCGTATACTCATAGCTAAGAGGTAGCAGCCTCCATGTCAACGCAGCCATTGCCTTGGCAAACCGGAGCGGTTACAACGAAACCCAGTGAAATCCTTATGAATACGCGCAAAGTCTATATTGAAACGTACGGTTGCCAGATGAACATCGCCGATACTGAGCTGCTTATCGGTCTGCTCAAACCCCACGGCTATGAGCCGACGAAGACAGTGGATCGTGCGGATGTGATTCTGCTGAATACGTGCGCGATTCGTGAACATGCCGAGGAACGGGTCTTACGTCGCTTGAGTGAACTCGTCCACCATAAAGCCCGTCACCCCGGCGTACGCCTGGGACTCACAGGATGTATGGCTCAACATCATCGTGATCGTTTGCTCGATAAAGCACCATATCTTGATCTCGTTCTTGGTCCGGACGCGTATCGCACTCTGCCTGCCCTCCTCACGCAAGATGACAAAGATGAGCCGTTAGTGTCCGTGCGTCTTGACCGCGACGAGACCTATGCGGACATTACGCCGGTCCGAGGCGAAGGCATTCGTGCGTGGGTCACGATCATGCGCGGCTGTGACAAGTTTTGCACCTTTTGTATCGTCCCATACGTTCGTGGCCGCGAACGTAGTGTGCCGCTTGTCGCCTTGCTCGACCAAGTCCGCGTGCTGGTTGACCAAGGCTATAAAGAAGTCGTGTATCTCGGACAA
Encoded proteins:
- a CDS encoding alpha/beta fold hydrolase encodes the protein MERKTVNFYSEGTKLEGDLFFPDGYNTSDQRPGIVLCHGFTGLRGGILPDYAKVFAAAGFVALTFDYRGFGGSQGTKWRLIPLEQIDDIRNAITFLQGTQGVDPERIGVWGTSFGGGHAPYVAGIDLRVKAAVGQVGFGDGERLIMDSRGYATRQKLQQRINEDKHQRVREGVGDTSDAIAILNAEQTRAFLEPLLKEYPAMKCDLSWETVEKTLEYKPINVVDKISPRPLLLIGARDDDTCPIEGYRKLYEHAGEPKKLVELPITHYEIYAGKWLDESSRLACEWFTRFLL
- a CDS encoding nuclear transport factor 2 family protein, with the translated sequence MALNLEDIELIKQLKARYFRLMDQKQWHAWNSVFTDDVTAVYQGVPGVDAGTGLTELRCTGRTEVVGKVSGFLSRGVSIHHGHMPEIELTSATTARGIWPMMDYLYLPEFTFKGYGHYDEDYVKENGQWKIKRILLTRLHCDLEWKK
- a CDS encoding glutathione S-transferase family protein; the protein is MTVDLLRAYMPAINSAVYRGADMATALILHHYDFSSYSEKVRLVLGLKELTWRSVEISPVLPKPDYMPLTGGYRRAPSLQIGADVFCDSKRIIEELERRFPEPSVYPGPDVALQRISIMTLEYWADSIFTRNSINYTSCVNPEAPRFTPEFLADRAALLHKPEPGLAHRRGAAHKNLAQLRPQLEWISDVLRDGRPYVWGEKMSLADCVVYHPLWVMDQLAYQRVPWIAPHVRAWMDRIAARGHGTSTPMTAQEALAVAAAAEPEPPRPSEVLEGDPALGEVITITPLDYGRDNPSVGQLVSIDTHRVALQHSDERTGLVTTHFPRFGYSVRVAPR
- a CDS encoding Uma2 family endonuclease; translation: MNTARRQATYEDLLKVPDILVAEILDGELFTSPRPAFPHAQAPSALRGALDPFDRRIGGPGSPGGWWILFEPELHLGPDVLVPDLAGWRREQVPVLPNVAYFDVAPDWVCEIVSPSTARVDRVRKVPAYARAGVSHLWLIDPLQQVLEVFRLEDRRWVLMSTHGSTETVRVEPFDALELDMSRWWLESESEQR
- a CDS encoding zinc-binding dehydrogenase, producing the protein MKAMRAQQFGGPEQLRLEDAPEPQPQTGQAMIRVRAAGINPADLVRLSGRLGNLPLPYIPGTDVCGEVEAIGAGVTHLKKGDRVFGRALTGGYAEKTCLAASETFPLPANLSFPEGAAIPIPFYTAYRALHHKAALKAGETVLISAGGGGVGVAAIQLAKLAGARVITTVGSADKAARTKELGADVAINYKTQDFAAEVQKLTDGKGVEVILENVASDNLAKDLVIAAKDSRIIIIGTGTAKGPEGQFAIMHSLMKDVNILGMSLVNAGPYIAEMANALTPMFTAGKLKAVVSKTYPLAEAQTALADLVAGRVFGKLALTP
- a CDS encoding cobalamin-binding protein, whose translation is MMSSAQRVVSLLPSGTEILCALGLRDRLVGVSHECDYPTDVAGLPVLTEPKLNPHATSGDIESRMRELVQEGLAIYRIKTDVLHSLQPDLIITQDQCEVCAVPLREVEEAVRCVLSSAVQVTSLKPQQLRDIWEDIRQVASATGREDAGEELLKSLKRRLWKLEQKIRHLPRPRVACIEWLDPLIAAGNWVPELINIAGGKYELAEVGEHSAKLTWERMVEYQPDVIVLMPCGFKISQTQVELPTFTAQPQWQALPAVQQNKVFVVDGNAYLNRSGPRIVDSAEILAEILHPEECAGLAPVGAYIQV
- a CDS encoding cytoplasmic protein produces the protein MLRKETPTVATKPSFEQLEASLLFCPQCRQAMPVRKKLLLILMEGNKFEYVCTKCGSTCGEKVEADEKKPRLLM